Genomic DNA from Mus musculus strain C57BL/6J chromosome 11, GRCm38.p6 C57BL/6J:
tctgcactatacccatctggtcctgggctttttttttttttttttggttgggagactattaatgaatgcttctatttcttttggggttatggaactgtttaggtcattaatctgatattcatttaactttggtactaggtatctgtctagaaatttgtccatttcatctaggttttccagttttgttgagtgtagccttttgtagtaggatctgatgatgttttggatttcctcaggttctgttgttatgtctcccttttcatttctgattttgttaattatgatactgtccctgtgttctccagtgagtctggctaagggtttatctatcttgttgattttttcaaagaaccagctgctggttttgttgattctttgaatagttctttttgcttccacTTGGTAGATTtcggtcctgagtttgattatttcctgccatctactccttttgggtgaatttgcttccttttgttctagagcttctatgggtgctgtcaagctgctaatgtatgctttctctagtttctttttggaggcactcagaactatgagttttcctcttacgaatgctttcattgtgtcctgtaagtttgggtatgttgtggcttcattttcattaaactctaagaagtctttaatttctttgtttcttctttgatcaaggtatcattgagtagagtgttcttcagcttccatgtgagtgttggctttctattatttatgttattattgaagatcacctTCAGTCCGttgtgatatgataggatgcatgagataatttcaatatttttatatatgttgaggcctgttttatgaccaattatatggtcaatttgaagaaggtatcatgaggtactgagaagcagttatatccttttgttttaggataaaatgttctgtatatagctgttaaatccatttctttcatatcttttcttagtttcaatgtgtctctgtttagtttctgttttcaggatctatccattgatgagagtggggtgttgaagtctcccatgattattgtgtgagttgcaatgtgtgctttctgctttactatagtttttaaatgaatgtggctgcccttgtatttggagcatagatattcagaattgagagttcatcttttaagattttacctttgatgagtatgaagtgctcctccttgtcttttttgataactttgggttggaagtcaattttatttgatattagaattgctactacagcttgtttcttcagaccatttgcttggaaatttgttgtCCAGCCTTTTatactgaggtagtgtctgtcttgtgCCCTGTGGTTGGTTTCCTTTAAGTAACAAAaatttgggtcctgtttatgtagccagtctgttagtccatgtctttttatttgggaattgagtccattaatattaagagatattaaggaaaagtaattgttgcttcctgttattttttttgttagattttggattctgttcttgtggctgtcttcttttaggcttgttgaaggattactttcttgctttttctagggcataatttccattcttgtgttggtgttttcccttttttatcctttgaagggctggattcgtggaaagataatgtgtgaatttggttttgtcatgaaatactttggtttctccatctatggtaattgaagttttgctgagtatagaagtctgggctggcatttggttctcttagggactgtataacatctgcccaggatcctctggttttcatagtctctggtgagaagtctagtgtaattctagtaggtctgcctttatatgttacttgacctttttccctttctgcttttaatattttctttatttagtgcatctgttcttctgattattatgtgttgggagaaatttcttttctggtccattctatttggagttttgtaggctcttgtatgttcatgggcatctctttctttaggttagggaagttttcttctataattttgttgaagatatttaatggccccttatgttgaaaatcttcattctcatctatacctattatccttaggtttggtcttctcattgtgtcctggatttcctggatgttttgggttaggatcttctggcattttgcattttctttgattgttgtgtccatgttctctatggaatcttctgcaccagattttctctcttccatctcttgtgttctgttgctgatgctcacatctatggttcctgatttttctttgggtttctatctccagagttgtctcccttggcgttttattcattgtttctacttctatttttcgatcctggatggttttgttcaattccatcacctgtttggttgtattttcctgtaattctttaagaggtttttttgttttctctttaagggcttctacctgtttagcagtgttctcctgtatttctttaagggagttattaatgcccttcttaaaatcatcTACCAgcttcatgagatatgattttaaacatgaatcttgctttttgggtgtcttgggttatccaggactcaTTGTAGTTTgcgtactgtgttctgatgatgccgagttgtgttggtttctgttaggaagattctttcatttgccttttgccacctggtaatctctggtgttagatgttctagctgtctctagttggagcttgttcctcctgtgattctttagcttctctcagcactcctgggagaccaactctctcctgagtcccagtggtcagagcactctctgcaggcaagctctcctcttgcaaggaaggtgcacagaagtctggagctcagattcacctcttgagtcctggggtcagagccctctctgaaggccaactctcctctggcaggcaaGGTGCCTAGGGGTCTGGGTCTTGGCTCTATCTCCTGCCTGGGGATCAAGGTCTgaagggaccctgaccaagaagctcagTTGCTTCTGTCACACACGTGCTCTCCtgcatagactggtctcagtgatcccaagtttctaggtgtgctagggcctgcctttgtcttTTGTCCCTGTTCCCgccagcacaagaccctctgggttttttggaacagatATTGCATActgctcaccagtgatctcaagatcctgatTGTTGTATGGTGTCTATAGcatagagagtcctctggggaccttggggtccTCCGCCGAGATCATGCCCAAGATCAGctttgaagtttttaaaacactatctatctatctatctatctatctatctatctatctatccatccatccatccatccatctatccactcccatctcatatatttgaattgttTGTTTCTAGCTATTTATTGTATGTTCAACCTAGGAAGCATATTTCTGTAAGTAACTAAACTAGTATCTAACATGAGCATAAATTTAATTGTCTGACTACTAACTTTCATTTCTTAATTATTATAAACAATCTGTAATAGcagctttttaaaagaactaGAACTTTACAGTGATTAGGTACAACACTTTAACAAAGAGTTGAActatatatacaaaatatgttGTAGTGGAATATAATCCTAAATCTATATCAATCTATAAATTCCATACCAATATAAAATATtagtcttgttgattttttttgatcTGAAAGTAGATTTAATAATctactcttttattttatattcctgtATTATTCCTATGTTTCTGTCCTTTCCCTTGACACCAGAGAGGAGATAAAGAaggatagaggaaagaaaaagaaagagaaagagaaattcctGAATCTGACCTCCCTTAGTTTGTTTCCTCCCTGCCCAACTTGTAAACATACCCTTCCCCTTAAATGACTACAAACATCCATTGAATGACCAAAAGTCCCTCACCCCACATCTTTGGAATGGGGGCATTGATCCCTTAATATTGATTCCTGCTGTATAGGGGTCTCATTTTCTGTTTTGGGGGGGGATAATCCAAAGAAAATTGTTTAGtgttaagaaagctagctgtaaCATGTATTGTCCAGGTCGCCACAGTTCATAAAACTGGACTCGGCCTCCTTATGCACTGAGGTTTATGCTTTGTAAACACGGAACACTATACTGAGGCTCTCAGAGGACAAAGCTAAACACATGTTAAAGACTCTGCACTTGGCAAACTGATTAGAACTCCTGGGAACATGGAGCTTTAGAACAGTACAGAGATAGAGCCCACTTACCCCAGGCTGTCCACAGTATCCTTAATTTATTGCTCACTGTGGTTCCTGTCAGCATCCCTGTGACAATCAGGTGACACATTTTGGAGTGTATTGGCTTCTCAGAATGCTTGCTTCCCTGAGCTAAAAGCTTTACATATGACCAGACAGCATCTGAGAATCATGGCAGAGTTTTTCCCACTTGGCTACAACCCAGTCCTGCTGTTTCTACAAGTGTAGTTGAAAATGCCTTGAGTTATGACTTGTGACTTGTTTGTGCTTTGTAGCAGTTCAAGAGACTTTGGAACCTGTCATTGGGGGAAACCTGAACCCATGTTTCTGGGCCATGCTCATTCATATTTGGCTCAAGAATAAGTAAttcccatttgaaatgtaaaggaagaaaatatctaattaaaaaaacgaaaaaaaaataagtgattcCTCACTTTCTTTGAATAGAAGCTGTGTTTGGTTTTGAGGGatatatttatatgcaaataCAGCTACACTGACAATTTGAAAACCTTGGGGTTAATTGTACTATTCAGATCCAAATCTCTTTTAACCCTTATTTTTACTACATCATAAGATGGGAGCTGAAGTGAGAAAACTGTATCTTGATCTGTAGTCACCTCTGGTTAATGTTGTCAACTACTTTTCTTACATCTCTCTCTATGCTTTATCAGTTAAACACCTCATGACCATTTATTGCTCCATATGACATAATTTCAAATGATAAGACCTTTGTCTCATGAAATTAAACAGTCATTATCAACTCCATGAAATGTAACAGTGGCAGAATGCAAATAAGATTTATGAATTGACAAGAAGTATATCAACAAAGAAATTTTCAGATTAGAGAAATAGTTTACAAAAATGGATGAATATGAAATGGGGCATGATGGATCAGCAATAACATCAGCCTGAGACTTGGATCAACACATGTGTAGAGTCAAAGAAGAGAAATATGCATTACAGCTTACTTTACTGTTTCTCAGAAGAGGGTGCTCACAACTAACAGTTTCTTCATAGCCTCTGTGACATTCTTATTCCTAAAACTATAGATTAGTGGGTTCAACAGAGGGGTGAGTATGGTGTAAAACACAGACACCACCATGTCCTTCTCAGGGGtgtggagagaggcagggaaaATGTAGGTATAGATAGCAGCACCATAGAAGAGGGTGACCACAGTCATGTGGGAGGAGCAGGTGGCAAGGGCCTTCTTCCTGCCCTCTGCTGAGTTCATCCTGAGAACAGTGAGGAGGATGGATGTATAGGAGCCTGAAATGACTGTCACAGGGATGAGAAGCatgagcacacagcacacatacatgagGGTCTCATAGAGCCAGGTGTCTGAGCAGGAGAGCTTTGTCACAGCAGGAACCTCACAGAAGAAGTGATGGATCTCCCGGGATCCACAGAATGGGAAGGTCATGGTGACAGGGGTGAACATGAAGCCATCCAAAGATCCCAGGATCCAACAGACAGACATCAGGAGGAGACAAACCCTGTAGTTCATGAGGACAGGATACCGGAGTGGatggcagatggccacatagcggtcgtAGGACATGGCAGCCAGAAGGAAAAATTCTGAACCTGCTAGTGTCACATAGAGGAACATCTGCATCCCACAGGCAGCAGCTGAGATCTTGTGGCTCCCCAGGACCTGGTCCATGAGCATCTTGGGCACAGTGACAGAAATGTACATCATGTCCATGAGGGACAGTTGGCTGATAaaaaagtacatgggtgtgtggaggTGGGTGTCAGAGAGTACCAGCAGGATCAGGAGGGCGTTCCCAGACAAGGCCATCAGGAAAACCACAAATATGACCACAGCAAGCAGGGCAGAGTGTTTGGATTGACTGAAGAATCCCACCAGGGTGAAATCTGACTGTGTAGTGTAGTTGTTCATCCAGGTGGTGAGGTCCATGGGTGTCTCCTAGGCAACCAAGAATGTTTTAGGGTTAGTGTCATAGAAATAAGTGCTGAGTGATTTATGCCTCAACCTGCTTGTGCTACGTTCTCTTGGTCTGAAAATCTAAGGACTGCAAATTACACATAATTCaaccatttttttaaacagcttggAATTCACATCTTGGTCACAGGCATTGGGGATTCAGGGTAAATTTTCCATAGTCCAAAGTCATGAACTTTCCTAATGACAGATAATGTCCTCCTGAGAAATGCTGTTCCATGCTAATCCAAATCGGGATtcagtggcaaaaaaaaaaaaaatgcaaaatcaaaattattttgaaaatttggTTTTAACATATGAAATGAGCCTTGGCCTTTATGGTTTGAGGATGCAATCGGTATCTTCAAGACTGAggtatgtttcatataaaaatattttaaaataataatttaaaggaGAAATTTCAACCAGGTGATCCTCCTCAGTCCCCAGGATCTGGAGACTCTGAGAGTTTCTGTGCTGCCTGGAGGAAGCCTCACCACCACACAAGAAGGACCCATGCTCAGAACCCTAAGAGGCTTGGGGCAAGAACCCACTAAACAGCCAAATACTGCTACCAGTCCAGCCACTGTCACTCAACCTAGCATTCCTTCATCTGCTCTACCTAAATTAATGCTACTGAagatgatggtggtagtgatgatgatgacaatgaagacaatgatgatggtgataactTTGCCTTCTGATTTTGCCAAGGTTAAATATAGCAAAACAATGTAAC
This window encodes:
- the Olfr330 gene encoding olfactory receptor 330, which translates into the protein MDLTTWMNNYTTQSDFTLVGFFSQSKHSALLAVVIFVVFLMALSGNALLILLVLSDTHLHTPMYFFISQLSLMDMMYISVTVPKMLMDQVLGSHKISAAACGMQMFLYVTLAGSEFFLLAAMSYDRYVAICHPLRYPVLMNYRVCLLLMSVCWILGSLDGFMFTPVTMTFPFCGSREIHHFFCEVPAVTKLSCSDTWLYETLMYVCCVLMLLIPVTVISGSYTSILLTVLRMNSAEGRKKALATCSSHMTVVTLFYGAAIYTYIFPASLHTPEKDMVVSVFYTILTPLLNPLIYSFRNKNVTEAMKKLLVVSTLF